A genome region from Trichocoleus sp. includes the following:
- a CDS encoding GDSL-type esterase/lipase family protein, whose amino-acid sequence MQTFVSSSDSHISASGTTMIIRPAAQTLRIVALGDSMIYGFGDPEGGGWVERLRRQWMSPESPSHALYNLGVRGDGIKQVAQRLESEFRQRGELRHRVPDLIILSVGVNDSARLGRLNGRNFTAFEDFQADLADLLDRAAQLCPVFFVGMTPVNEAPMPFANCLYYNHADQYRYKEATRLACIARQIPYLDIFDRWLAKGEIWWQSRLCSDGLHPNSEGYAALLQNILQWEPLTEQIRF is encoded by the coding sequence ATGCAAACTTTCGTCTCTAGCTCGGATTCCCACATTTCTGCTTCTGGTACGACGATGATTATTCGTCCTGCGGCTCAAACCCTGCGGATTGTTGCTCTGGGCGATAGCATGATCTATGGGTTTGGTGACCCGGAAGGGGGCGGATGGGTCGAGCGGCTGCGGCGACAGTGGATGTCTCCCGAAAGCCCCAGCCATGCCCTCTACAATCTCGGTGTTCGCGGAGATGGCATCAAGCAAGTTGCTCAACGGCTAGAATCTGAATTTCGGCAGCGGGGCGAACTGCGGCATCGCGTCCCTGATTTGATCATTTTGTCGGTCGGCGTGAATGATTCCGCAAGGCTGGGCAGGCTAAACGGCAGAAATTTCACTGCATTTGAAGACTTTCAAGCAGACTTAGCAGACTTGCTCGACCGTGCGGCTCAGCTCTGTCCTGTCTTTTTTGTCGGCATGACTCCGGTAAATGAAGCCCCCATGCCCTTCGCCAACTGCCTCTATTACAACCACGCTGATCAGTATCGCTATAAAGAAGCCACTCGCCTTGCCTGCATTGCGCGTCAAATTCCTTACCTGGACATCTTCGATCGATGGCTGGCAAAAGGGGAGATTTGGTGGCAGTCGCGCCTCTGTTCCGATGGTCTACATCCTAATAGTGAAGGCTATGCAGCACTGCTCCAAAATATTTTGCAGTGGGAACCGCTGACTGAGCAAATTCGCTTCTAG
- a CDS encoding pentapeptide repeat-containing protein, whose product MKKLLQCLLSLILVVSLACLWVLLDAMPAIAAATSIDMPDLVNYNNANLSGQDFAHANLHGKAFVSAEMRDANLEGADLSDTILTKGILLNANLRDANLTGALVDRVFWVGADLTNALLIGATATRTSFQDVTVTGADFTDAILDRFEIKELCKRADGVNPITQVSTFDSLGC is encoded by the coding sequence ATGAAGAAGCTGTTGCAATGTTTACTCAGTTTAATTCTGGTCGTTAGCCTTGCCTGTCTCTGGGTACTGCTGGATGCGATGCCTGCAATAGCTGCCGCTACCTCGATCGACATGCCTGATCTGGTGAACTATAACAATGCCAATTTGAGTGGGCAGGATTTTGCTCACGCTAATCTGCATGGTAAGGCGTTTGTTTCGGCAGAAATGCGGGATGCCAATTTGGAAGGGGCAGATCTGTCTGATACAATTTTGACCAAAGGAATTCTGCTTAATGCCAATCTCCGTGATGCAAATCTCACGGGTGCTCTAGTCGATCGCGTCTTTTGGGTTGGAGCTGACCTAACCAACGCCCTTTTGATTGGTGCAACTGCTACTCGCACCAGTTTTCAAGACGTAACGGTTACTGGAGCTGACTTCACAGATGCAATTCTCGATCGGTTTGAGATCAAAGAACTCTGCAAACGCGCTGACGGGGTAAATCCGATCACCCAGGTTTCCACCTTTGATAGTCTAGGTTGCTGA
- a CDS encoding LCP family protein, whose translation MSKSEQVTQQQATLEGDNPPSLEVSPEVSPENLTTSVEPSPPKSPELGWSRWVLRGFLVGLTASVSAAIGAVLILAAPLPINNQSAAQQPLSLQNLWRKSFRYQITRPVNVLVMGIDLPLNLPDDRPSAADSHPSKAVFAGRSDTMLLVRIDPDQETANLLSIPRDTQVYIPGEGVEKINYANSAGGSKLAGQVVSSTLNGVTIDRYIRVSTGAFRELVDLLGGVRVFVPERMQYEDVTQKLKIDLQPGWQTLNGNQAEQFARFRDDGNGDIGRVQRQQQLIRALREKMASPALLPRIPQAIQLFQKYIDTNLSFEEMLSLADFGLGLEQNNFHMVMLPGRFSMPDEFVASYWLMDQNGKDQVMQEYFDVGAGALTHSQTSQTDLRIAIQNASDDPHLGNKMAAYLQSKGFNNTYLIQDWADHEAKTQIIAQTGDLQSASALETVLGVGQVVSASTGDLQSDLTIRVGNDWAKQSGI comes from the coding sequence GTGAGCAAGTCTGAACAGGTAACACAGCAGCAGGCAACCCTGGAGGGGGATAATCCTCCTTCTCTAGAGGTTTCTCCAGAAGTTTCCCCAGAAAATTTGACGACTTCTGTGGAACCTAGCCCCCCTAAATCACCCGAGCTGGGTTGGTCTCGATGGGTGCTGCGCGGCTTTCTCGTTGGTTTGACAGCATCGGTTTCAGCAGCGATCGGGGCAGTGTTGATATTGGCGGCTCCTTTGCCAATCAACAATCAATCGGCAGCACAGCAACCTCTCTCGCTGCAAAATCTTTGGCGCAAGAGCTTTCGTTATCAGATCACGCGTCCGGTGAATGTGCTGGTGATGGGCATTGATCTGCCGCTGAACCTACCCGATGACCGTCCTTCTGCGGCTGATAGTCACCCCTCGAAAGCGGTCTTTGCGGGACGCAGCGACACAATGCTGCTGGTGCGGATTGACCCTGACCAGGAAACCGCTAACCTCCTTTCGATTCCTAGAGATACTCAGGTTTATATTCCGGGCGAAGGAGTTGAAAAAATCAACTATGCGAATTCTGCTGGTGGTTCTAAACTGGCAGGTCAAGTCGTTAGCAGTACCCTGAATGGCGTGACGATCGATCGCTACATTCGCGTTAGTACGGGTGCATTTCGAGAACTGGTTGACTTGCTAGGGGGAGTGCGCGTTTTTGTTCCAGAACGGATGCAGTATGAGGACGTGACTCAGAAGCTCAAGATTGACCTGCAACCAGGGTGGCAAACCTTGAATGGCAATCAGGCAGAGCAGTTTGCTCGCTTCCGCGATGATGGTAACGGGGATATTGGTCGAGTTCAGCGACAGCAGCAGTTAATTCGCGCTTTGAGAGAAAAGATGGCCAGCCCAGCCCTTCTGCCTCGAATTCCTCAGGCAATTCAACTCTTCCAGAAATATATTGATACCAACCTCTCTTTTGAGGAAATGCTGTCTTTGGCTGACTTTGGACTTGGACTGGAGCAAAACAACTTTCACATGGTCATGCTGCCAGGGCGGTTTAGTATGCCTGACGAGTTTGTCGCAAGCTACTGGCTGATGGACCAGAACGGCAAAGACCAGGTGATGCAAGAATACTTTGATGTTGGAGCTGGTGCTCTCACCCATTCACAGACCAGCCAAACTGATTTGCGAATTGCCATTCAAAATGCATCTGATGATCCGCATCTTGGCAATAAGATGGCAGCCTATCTCCAATCCAAAGGATTCAACAACACCTATTTAATCCAAGACTGGGCAGACCACGAAGCCAAAACCCAGATTATTGCGCAGACAGGAGATCTGCAAAGTGCCTCAGCCCTGGAAACTGTTTTGGGCGTGGGTCAGGTAGTATCTGCCTCAACTGGCGATCTTCAGTCTGACCTAACCATCCGAGTGGGCAATGATTGGGCAAAGCAATCCGGAATTTAG